The Microbacterium sp. SORGH_AS_0862 genome has a segment encoding these proteins:
- a CDS encoding beta-glucoside-specific PTS transporter subunit IIABC, with protein MDYSKTAAGVLKGVGGEENVTSLVHCATRLRFVLKDEGKADAAAIKSVPGVVTVAQAGGQYQVVIGNEVPEVFAAIGKISRFGGSGDTAAAEADAPKGNLFNRFIAMISAIFTPALWALAGTGLLKAFLAAAVTFGWIDTTTSTYVVLNALSDAFINFLPLALAITAARYFKASEFTSLAIAGALLYPAATALVGAEGLTFFGIPFTMVNYVSSVIPIIIVVWLQSHAERFLYAKLPAAVRRFVTPMIVVLVAVPLVFVVIGPISAVISGWVGSAIGWVFATVPWLGGAVMGGLWQVFVIFGLHWGLVPLFQLELQTTGQMLLIAPVFAAVLAQAAAVAGVWVRARNRNLKSLAAPATLSGFLAGITEPAIYGINLPLKRPFAFGIAGGAIGGAIISLGGVFSTAFVVPSGLALPALFGNGNMVFLALGLGAAILVPFLLTVIVGFKEPAEDAVAAAESTDLEVFSPVDGTVVPLSETPDAAFADGSLGQGVAIIPRSGALYAPFDATVVAAFPTGHAIGLRHADGAEVLIHIGIDTVKLAGEHFSLKVTGGQQVSKGDLLVEFDLEAIAAAGYDLTTPVIVTNADLYPTIGSPASGPIAHGEPLFLAVAVEQAVAAK; from the coding sequence ATGGACTACTCGAAGACAGCAGCGGGCGTCCTGAAGGGCGTCGGCGGCGAGGAGAACGTCACCTCGCTGGTCCACTGCGCCACCCGGCTGCGTTTCGTCCTGAAGGACGAGGGCAAGGCGGATGCCGCCGCGATCAAGTCCGTGCCCGGCGTCGTCACCGTCGCGCAGGCCGGCGGCCAGTACCAGGTCGTCATCGGCAACGAGGTGCCCGAGGTGTTCGCAGCCATCGGGAAGATCTCCCGGTTCGGCGGCTCCGGCGACACTGCGGCCGCGGAGGCGGACGCGCCGAAGGGCAACCTGTTCAACCGCTTCATCGCCATGATCTCGGCCATCTTCACCCCGGCGCTGTGGGCGCTCGCGGGGACCGGCCTGCTGAAGGCGTTCCTCGCCGCAGCCGTCACCTTCGGCTGGATCGACACGACCACCTCGACCTACGTGGTGCTGAACGCCCTGTCGGACGCGTTCATCAACTTCCTCCCGCTGGCGCTGGCGATCACGGCCGCGCGCTACTTCAAGGCCTCCGAGTTCACGTCGCTGGCGATCGCCGGCGCCCTGCTCTACCCGGCCGCGACCGCCCTGGTGGGCGCGGAGGGCCTGACCTTCTTCGGCATCCCCTTCACGATGGTCAACTACGTCTCCAGCGTGATCCCGATCATCATCGTGGTCTGGCTGCAGAGCCACGCCGAGCGCTTCCTGTACGCGAAGCTGCCCGCGGCCGTCCGCCGCTTCGTGACACCGATGATCGTCGTGCTCGTGGCCGTCCCGCTCGTGTTCGTCGTCATCGGCCCGATCTCCGCGGTCATCAGCGGATGGGTCGGCTCCGCCATCGGCTGGGTCTTCGCGACCGTGCCGTGGCTGGGCGGCGCCGTCATGGGCGGACTCTGGCAGGTGTTCGTGATCTTCGGTCTGCACTGGGGTCTCGTGCCGCTGTTCCAGCTCGAGCTCCAGACCACGGGGCAGATGCTGCTCATCGCTCCGGTCTTCGCCGCGGTGCTCGCCCAGGCGGCGGCGGTCGCCGGTGTGTGGGTGCGGGCACGCAACAGGAACCTCAAGTCCCTCGCCGCACCCGCCACGCTCTCCGGCTTTCTCGCCGGTATCACGGAGCCGGCGATCTACGGCATCAACCTCCCGCTCAAGCGCCCGTTCGCCTTCGGCATCGCCGGCGGCGCGATCGGCGGCGCGATCATCTCCCTCGGAGGCGTCTTCTCCACGGCCTTCGTCGTCCCCTCGGGCCTGGCGCTGCCGGCACTGTTCGGCAACGGCAACATGGTCTTCCTGGCCCTCGGCCTCGGCGCTGCCATCCTCGTGCCCTTCCTGCTCACGGTGATCGTGGGCTTCAAGGAGCCCGCAGAGGACGCGGTCGCCGCCGCCGAGAGCACCGACCTCGAGGTCTTCAGCCCGGTTGACGGCACCGTGGTGCCGCTGTCCGAGACGCCGGATGCGGCCTTCGCCGACGGCTCACTCGGTCAGGGCGTGGCCATCATCCCCCGCAGCGGCGCGCTCTACGCGCCCTTCGACGCGACCGTCGTGGCCGCGTTCCCGACCGGCCACGCGATCGGGCTGCGGCACGCCGACGGCGCGGAGGTGCTGATCCACATCGGCATCGACACCGTCAAGCTCGCCGGCGAGCACTTCAGCCTCAAGGTCACGGGCGGACAGCAGGTGAGCAAGGGCGACCTGCTCGTCGAGTTCGACCTCGAAGCGATCGCCGCGGCCGGTTACGACCTGACGACCCCGGTCATCGTCACCAACGCCGACCTGTACCCGACCATCGGCTCGCCGGCATCCGGCCCGATCGCGCACGGCGAGCCGCTGTTCCTCGCCGTCGCCGTCGAGCAGGCCGTCGCCGCCAAGTGA
- a CDS encoding Cof-type HAD-IIB family hydrolase translates to MIVTPPRIAFLDVDGTILDHGTTIAPSTVTAIRTARERGALVYLSTGRSAGDIHPAVREIGFDGAITNGGAYAVAGSEEIVADPMPADAVDRLERFFRSHDIHYFLQTEEAVYASAEVQAAVAAMLSSLRPRPAGDGPQTAPQSAPRFRDLATIDRTRVAKAVFLSDSTDAVSRAQSELGDRFHVVPGSIPLPGGTNGEIGMQGVTKGSAITAVLSHLGIDADDAIGIGDSWNDVEMFQVCGTGIAMGNAARELKDLADEVTTAVLDDGIHNAFVRHGLI, encoded by the coding sequence ATCATCGTGACCCCTCCCCGCATCGCATTCCTCGACGTCGACGGCACGATCCTCGATCACGGCACGACGATCGCGCCCTCCACGGTGACCGCGATCCGCACCGCCCGCGAGCGCGGCGCCCTCGTCTACCTCAGCACCGGACGCTCGGCCGGCGACATCCACCCCGCCGTGCGTGAGATCGGCTTCGACGGCGCCATCACCAACGGCGGCGCCTACGCGGTCGCCGGCAGCGAGGAGATCGTCGCCGATCCGATGCCGGCGGATGCGGTCGACCGCCTCGAGCGGTTCTTCCGCTCCCACGACATCCACTACTTCCTCCAGACCGAGGAGGCCGTGTACGCATCCGCCGAGGTGCAGGCAGCCGTCGCCGCGATGCTCTCCTCGCTGCGCCCCCGGCCCGCCGGGGACGGGCCGCAGACCGCACCGCAGAGCGCACCCCGCTTCCGGGATCTGGCCACGATCGATCGCACCCGCGTCGCCAAGGCGGTCTTCCTCAGCGACTCGACGGATGCGGTCTCTCGCGCCCAGTCCGAACTGGGCGACCGCTTCCACGTCGTGCCGGGCAGCATCCCGCTTCCGGGCGGGACGAACGGCGAGATCGGCATGCAGGGCGTCACGAAGGGTTCGGCGATCACCGCGGTGCTCTCCCACCTCGGCATCGACGCCGACGACGCGATCGGTATCGGCGACAGCTGGAACGACGTCGAGATGTTCCAGGTGTGCGGCACCGGAATCGCGATGGGCAACGCCGCGCGGGAGCTGAAGGACCTCGCCGACGAGGTCACGACCGCGGTGCTCGACGACGGCATCCACAACGCCTTCGTCCGCCACGGCCTCATCTGA
- a CDS encoding glycoside hydrolase family 1 protein, whose product MSTTTPFPQGFLWGGATAANQVEGAYDQGGKGLSVQDVMPRGIVGPRTAEPTVDNLKLEAIDFYHRYAEDIALFAKMGFGVYRFSIAWSRIFPKGDEAEPNEEGLAFYDRVLDELEKHGIEPLVTISHYETPLHLAETYDGWTDRRLIGFYENYARTLFERYGSRVKYWLTFNEINSLLHAPFMSGGINTPKEQLSDGQLYQAMHHELVASARATRIAREVAPNAQIGCMVLSMPVYPLTPSPADALSVMDFDHSNLVYGDVHTRGAYPGYFLRTLREKGIELEITDQDREDLTNTVDFVSFSYYMSVAATADPAKKVAGEGNIMGGVPNPTLEASEWGWQIDPVGLRLVLNQFWDRWQKPLFIVENGLGAKDQLVEIDGVKTVIDDYRIAYLNDHLVQVGEAITDGVDVLGYTSWGCIDIVSASTAQLSKRYGFIYVDRNDDGSGTLERFEKKSFGWYAEVIRTNGASLTR is encoded by the coding sequence ATGAGCACCACCACCCCGTTCCCCCAGGGCTTCCTCTGGGGCGGCGCCACCGCCGCCAACCAGGTCGAGGGCGCCTACGATCAGGGCGGCAAGGGCCTGTCGGTCCAGGACGTCATGCCCCGCGGCATCGTCGGCCCGCGCACGGCTGAGCCCACCGTCGACAACCTCAAGCTCGAGGCCATCGACTTCTACCACCGCTATGCGGAGGACATCGCCCTGTTCGCGAAGATGGGATTCGGCGTCTACCGCTTCTCGATCGCGTGGAGCCGCATCTTCCCGAAGGGCGACGAGGCCGAGCCCAACGAGGAGGGCCTCGCGTTCTACGACCGCGTGCTCGATGAGCTGGAGAAGCACGGCATCGAACCGCTCGTCACGATCTCGCACTACGAGACGCCCCTGCACCTGGCCGAGACCTACGACGGCTGGACCGACCGTCGCCTCATCGGCTTCTACGAGAACTACGCCCGCACGCTCTTCGAGCGCTACGGCTCGCGCGTGAAGTACTGGCTGACCTTCAACGAGATCAACTCGCTGCTGCACGCGCCGTTCATGTCCGGCGGCATCAACACCCCGAAGGAACAGCTGAGCGACGGGCAGCTGTACCAGGCCATGCACCACGAGCTGGTCGCCTCCGCCCGTGCCACGCGCATCGCCCGCGAGGTCGCGCCGAACGCGCAGATCGGCTGCATGGTGCTCTCGATGCCCGTGTACCCGCTCACGCCGTCGCCGGCCGATGCGCTCTCCGTCATGGACTTCGATCACTCCAACCTCGTCTACGGCGACGTGCACACCCGCGGCGCGTACCCCGGCTACTTCCTGCGGACGCTCCGCGAGAAGGGCATCGAGCTGGAGATCACCGACCAGGACCGCGAAGACCTGACCAACACGGTCGACTTCGTCTCGTTCAGCTACTACATGTCGGTCGCCGCGACCGCCGACCCCGCCAAGAAGGTCGCCGGCGAGGGCAACATCATGGGCGGCGTGCCCAACCCCACGCTCGAGGCGAGCGAGTGGGGCTGGCAGATCGACCCCGTGGGCCTGCGCCTGGTGCTCAACCAGTTCTGGGACCGCTGGCAGAAGCCGCTGTTCATCGTCGAGAACGGGCTGGGCGCGAAGGACCAGCTGGTCGAGATCGACGGCGTCAAGACCGTCATCGACGACTACCGCATCGCCTACCTCAACGACCACCTCGTGCAGGTCGGCGAAGCCATCACCGACGGCGTGGACGTGCTCGGCTACACCTCGTGGGGCTGCATCGACATCGTCAGCGCCTCCACCGCGCAGCTCAGCAAGCGGTACGGCTTCATCTACGTCGACCGCAACGACGACGGCAGCGGCACGCTCGAGCGCTTCGAGAAGAAGTCGTTCGGCTGGTACGCCGAGGTCATCCGCACGAACGGCGCCAGCCTCACCCGCTGA
- a CDS encoding PRD domain-containing protein: MPSPEGRDGARENHVVAHKVLNNNVVISIDEHGRERVLMGRGLGFQLKPEDRLDPAKVEKTFVLDSGAEGERERQLLTDVPYPVIEAVTGAVDLAERELGHHLGRRLVIPVIDHIQYVLERLDQGVRIPATHMPELRVLHPHEFRAAEHMAAHIGTALERELPPEEAVFLTMHLLNATRDEPNGTAALLFRRVQHVATTVETGLGVTLDVESPDYARFILHVQFLLQRLVSKTMLRSSDTSFFEFAKHSYPRSYAIAEQVKAYVRAATGSDLTDEELLYLIVHVERLASQVGAKPDSGDGGGGIEEVLR; the protein is encoded by the coding sequence ATGCCCTCACCCGAAGGGCGCGACGGCGCGCGCGAGAATCACGTCGTCGCGCACAAGGTCCTCAACAACAACGTCGTCATCTCCATCGACGAGCACGGCCGCGAGCGCGTGCTCATGGGGCGCGGCCTGGGCTTCCAGCTCAAGCCCGAGGACCGGCTGGACCCGGCGAAGGTCGAGAAGACGTTCGTCCTCGACTCCGGCGCCGAGGGCGAGCGGGAGCGGCAGCTGCTCACGGATGTGCCGTACCCGGTCATCGAGGCGGTCACAGGCGCCGTGGACCTCGCCGAACGCGAACTCGGCCATCACCTCGGCCGGCGCCTCGTCATCCCGGTGATCGACCACATCCAGTACGTGCTCGAGCGCCTCGACCAGGGCGTGCGCATCCCCGCGACCCATATGCCGGAGCTGCGCGTGCTGCATCCGCACGAGTTCCGCGCCGCCGAGCACATGGCCGCCCACATCGGCACGGCGCTCGAGCGCGAGCTTCCGCCCGAGGAGGCCGTCTTCCTCACGATGCACCTGCTCAATGCCACCCGCGACGAGCCGAACGGCACGGCAGCGCTGCTGTTCCGGCGGGTACAGCACGTGGCGACCACGGTGGAGACGGGGCTGGGTGTGACCCTCGACGTCGAGAGTCCTGACTACGCGCGCTTCATTCTGCACGTGCAGTTCCTGCTGCAGCGGCTGGTGTCCAAGACCATGCTGCGATCGAGCGACACGTCGTTCTTCGAGTTCGCCAAGCACAGTTATCCGCGCTCCTACGCGATCGCCGAGCAGGTGAAGGCCTATGTGCGCGCGGCGACAGGCTCCGACCTCACCGACGAGGAGCTGCTGTACCTCATCGTGCACGTCGAGCGACTTGCCTCGCAGGTCGGTGCCAAGCCCGACTCGGGCGACGGTGGCGGCGGCATCGAAGAGGTGCTACGGTAA
- a CDS encoding AAA family ATPase, producing MRRARIHILGASGSGTTTLGAALASAWSVPHADADDYFWVPTDPPFTEKRADADRVALMRAIFAPRPAWVLSGSMMGWGDGIAAECDAVVFVTLDPAERMRRLEARERRRREGRPLDDPAWDAFRDWARSYDDPTFDGRSRATHEAWLAALGKPTLRLDGLHPTADLLDAVLRWEPAQPASASFAGGATRNPRPG from the coding sequence ATGCGACGCGCACGGATCCACATCCTGGGAGCGAGCGGCAGCGGGACGACCACATTGGGCGCGGCCCTCGCCTCGGCCTGGAGCGTGCCGCACGCGGACGCCGACGACTACTTCTGGGTTCCCACGGATCCGCCGTTCACCGAGAAGCGGGCGGATGCCGATCGGGTGGCGCTCATGCGGGCGATCTTCGCGCCGCGGCCGGCATGGGTGCTCTCCGGATCGATGATGGGCTGGGGCGACGGCATCGCCGCCGAATGCGACGCGGTCGTCTTCGTCACGCTGGATCCGGCCGAACGGATGCGGCGGCTCGAGGCACGCGAGCGGCGCCGGCGGGAGGGCCGCCCCCTCGATGACCCGGCTTGGGACGCCTTCCGGGACTGGGCACGGAGCTACGACGATCCGACGTTCGACGGGCGGAGCCGAGCGACCCACGAAGCGTGGCTCGCCGCGCTCGGCAAGCCCACACTCCGACTGGACGGCCTCCACCCCACCGCGGACCTGCTCGACGCCGTCCTCCGTTGGGAACCTGCGCAGCCGGCATCCGCATCCTTCGCGGGTGGAGCGACGAGGAACCCCAGGCCGGGCTAG